The Pseudobdellovibrionaceae bacterium region CAAAGACGCGGTTCTCCCGTGGTCAGGTTGAGACCGATCTGAGTCGAGAAGGTTTTCTGCGTCGACGCACAAATGCTACGCATGAAATGCGGGTCGAAAGAAGAGGTTCGGTTCAAGCGGGAACTCCGTAAATCATAGAGAACCTATCGGAATTCTTGAGAAAGAGTTAAGGATGGGCCCGACCAAGGGCGAGGCCGGATTGCGTCGAAAATGCCGCTTTGTCCCGCGTTGATTCGGAGCCCGTCATCGTCTAGAGACAGGCCATGAAATCGAAATCCATCGTTCTGACGTTCTTCGCCCTGATTGCCTCCCTGACTTTCGTCGCGCCCGCGGTCGCGGCCATCGACGGCTTGCCCGGAGGGCTCGATCATCTTGAGACGACTCTTTCGACCGAGCACGAAAAAGGCTTAGAAGAATTCTTCACGCGCCTGAACGAAGACTGCGACAGCTGGGACGTCCTGAAGACGGAATACAAAGACGTGCCCGCGCGGACCGGAGTGCCGAAGCTTCTACGGATCGAGTCGCGCGTCCTCGCCAGCTGTCTGCGCCAAGAGATGTGGTACTGCCACAGCTCGTTCACCGAAGACGGTGCGCGCCGCTATACCGAATGCGAAACCGATCGTCCCCTCTTCGACGAGTAAGTTCATGCGCTTCGGGCCGTACGTGAAACGTTGGTCCACGGACCACCTCGACTATTTCCCTCTGAAAGAGGGGCTGCCGAAAATGGCGATCGGGCTGAAGAAGCTGCCGTCGCCGGCGACCTCGAAGCGTGAGCGCATCTTCCAAATCGACGAAAGCTTTCCGCACTACCGCGCGGCCAAAATCGAAGGCCGCCTGGAGCGGCAGTCCAAATACTATCAACGTCGCGAAGATCCTCCCGCCCGGCTGATCGAGTGGATGATCGGTCGTCTTGCCAGTGAGAACCCCGTGGACTACCGCTGGGACGAGGCGACGCGCAGCCTTCAGGTGGGGCCGACGGGCGAAACCCTCGCGTTCACCGCGGACTGGGCTTTGGAGCCCGCGCGGACGCGCTCGCCGTTCACCTACACCGATGCTTTCGACGCGATCGCCATGAATGTCGCGGAAGACCTCGTGTTCATGCGGCAGAATCCCGACGGCGAGACCGAGTCGCGACTCATTCATTTGTGCGTTCCTAACGACTGGGCGGCCGAAAAGGCCATCGGCCAAAACTTCGACTACATCCACAAACCGATTCCGGGAATCGACACGATCATCCGTCGCCCCGTGCAGATGATCCAGGGGATCATCCGGCAGGCCGACAGCTTCGAGCGTGTCGGGGCGGTGGGCTTCCGCACGGAAATTCGATTGAATGAGCATCCGGATTTTTCCGCGTGCGTGCGCAATCGAACCTTCAGCGCCGCCGAGCCCAGTTTGTTCGTACGTTTCGAACGTCAGACGGTGACGGGCTTCCCGGATCTGGGCGCTTTTTTGTTCACGATCCGCACCTATGTGCGGAACCTCGTCGACGACAACGGTCGTCCCGAACCGGCCGAGGTGCTGGCCAAGATCTTCCGCGAAGACTTCACCGGTCAGCATGTGAATCACTATTCGAAGACCTTCATCGAAGCGAATCGTGACCAACTCCTGAAGTGGTCGGATGCCGTCACGCCAACGGATCCTTCTTGATTCGCCGCGCAACTCGCCACAACTCTTGGTGACTTGATGGAAATTCCCCTATCATCGAAGGGGTTTACAACTCGAGCTTTCAGCCAAGGATGTCTGATGAAATATCTCGTGAACGCGCTTCTCTTGTCTTTGGTGTCCACGGCCCACGCGAATGTCGTCGGCGTCGATACCCAGAACTTCAACCCCACGACAAGCGGTTTGGACTTCGTGACCGTGCAAAGTTCCGAGACTTTGTCCCCGGGGGTCGTGAACTTCGGGCTTTTCTTCAACTACGCGATCAATACGCTGCCGAACTATACGGACACCACCAATCAATCGCGGACCCAAGCGCGTGATAAACTTCTGTCGTCGGACATCAACGTCGGGATCGGTCTTTTGCCCCGTTGGGATATCGGGATCAGCTTTCCCGCCGTCCTCAGCCAACAAGTCGAAGACAACGTCTTCAAAGGCGTGTTTGAAAAGACGGGTCTGACCGACATCCGCATCAATACGAAATTCCAAACGAGCGGCGACAAAGAGGGCGGAACGGCCCTGATCGCGACCCTGGAACTTCCGCAGGTCGAGAACAATCCCTTCGGCGGTTCGGGCAGCAATCCGACCCTGAACTTGGAATTCGCGGCGGACACGACCTACAAAAAGGTCGCCCTCGGTTTGAACCTGGGTTACCGCATTCGCCAACCCGGCGATCCCATCCCCCAAGTGCCGATCGCGCCGGTTGACGATCAGTACATCGCCTCGGTCGCCGGCAGTTATCTGTTCGAAAGCATCGACACCAAGCTGATCACCGAAATTTTCGGTTCGCAGCCGGTGAAGAAGACCGCGACGCAATCGGATCGCGATCTGACGACCGCCGAGTGGCTGGTCGGTTTCAAACATGACTGGACTTCGAGCCTGGCGCTGCACGGCGGGGTGGGTACCGAGCTTCTGCACGGATCGTTCACTCCCGACTGGCGGATCTACGCGGGGCTGAACTGGGCGGTCGGCCCGGTGTGGGGACAAGGAGCGAATGAAGAGCGGATGTCCGTGCCCGTTCCCGTCGACAACCGTCGTAGTGACGAAGACGTGTTGAGCGGTCCCTCGTCGGCGACGACGATGACCGACGTCGCGACCGTCAAGTCGGCCGATGGCGCCTTCCTGGATGCGCGCAGTCCCGAGAACAAGGAGCTCTTCGTCGTCCTGAACATCAACTTCGCGACGGATTCGTCGAAGATCCCGCTCGAGTTCCGCCAGTATCTGGAAAAGTTCACGAACTACCTGAAAAAGCCGCCGATGTATAAACGCATCGTGATCAGCGGTCACACCGACTCGGTCGGCAATGACGATTACAACTTGGGCCTGAGCCGCCGTCGCGCCCTGACCGTGAAACGTGCGTTCGTCGAAGTCTTCGGTTTGGATGCGAGCAAGATCCAGGTTGAAGGTTTCGGTGAAACCCGTCCCGTGGCCGACAACGGCAACTACCAAGGTCGCGCGCAAAACCGTCGTGTTGAGTTCTATATCGAGCGTTAGTTTGAAAGGCGCGTGCGCATGAAGCTCCGTTCTGCAGTCCCGTTTCTACTGACCGGTTCTCTTCTCGCACTGCTTGTCTCTTGCACTACGCCCCCGAAAGGGGGCGTTGCGCTTGAGAGGGGCGGTGTTTCTTCGGTGATCGAGGCGACGGGTTATTACCCCGTCATGCAGGGCGTGACCGGGCCGACGTGGACCCGCTTCACGGTCATGCGGCCCAAGGCGGAGCCGCTGACCTACCGGGTGATCGCCGGCGATGGCATCGCGACGGGAAGTGTGCGCCAAGGAACGCATGAGTTCGCGGCTTCGGATCAAGTCGTCGACGAAATCAACGTGCAAGGTTTGAAAGGTGAAACGGGACTGAAGCTGCAGATCGAAAAGGACGGCAAAGTCGTCGACGAGCGGAACTTCGGTTTACGCAACGGTCGCAAGGACGTCCGCTTCGCGGTCGTGAGTTGTAGCGACGATCACTATCCCGCGGAACAAAAGGTCATGTGGTCCCACGTCCTTGCGCAGAAACCCGATTTCATCTTCGCGATCGGCGACAACGTTTACGCCGACGTCGAGGGCGGCAAATATCAAGGCGACGCCACGCCGGATCTTTTGTGGCGCCGTTACGTGCAGACGCGCTCGAACCTTCTGCTCTTCCGCGCGAAGAACCTGATCCCGGTCGTGGCCCTGTGGGACGATCACGACTACGGTCAGAACGATGGCGATCGCCGATATTCGCAGCAGCGGTCTTCGCTGCAGATCTTCAAGTCGTTCTTCCCCCAAGACGTCGAGCGTGAACTTTTCTACGGCGGCCCGGGGGCGGCCTCGGCGTTCGGCTTCGGCGAGCAGCGTTTCTATTTTCTGGACGGTCGCAGCTTCCGCTCGCCGAACAAGGACCCGCAGATCTGCGCGACCAAAAAAGACAAAAAACAGTGCGAGAAAAGACCGCATAAGGATCGCGGTCGCGACCGTTTGGCCACGCGTGAACCCGAAACGCATTTCGGCCAGCAACAAGATCAGTGGCTGACGCGGCTTCTGGAACAAGGCGGGTCCGACGTGGCTTGGTTGATCACCGGGGATCAGTGGTTCGGGGCGTATTCGCCTTTCGAATCTTTCGAGTCCAACCAGCCCAACGATTTCAAAAAATTCATGGCGCGTTTGAAGGAGCGTGACGCGCGCGTCGCCTTCATCAGCGGTGATCGTCACGCTTCGGAGATTTCGAAAATCGAAAAGTCACTACTGGGCTACGAAACCATCGAGGTCGTCAGTTCCCCGATTCACGCGAAAGTGTATCCTTCGAACTGGAATGACTTTCCGAATCCGCGGCAGATCGCGGCCACGGCGGAAGCGTTCAATTACGTTTTGATCGACAGTCGCGTCGACAATCAAAAATGGGAAATGAAAATTCGGAACTACAAACTCGATGGCCCGAAAGGACCGCTCAGTTTGGGGTTCGAGAAGGATTTTCTGATCGAACGGCCGATCGCCGAGTAGCGCCGATTTCGGCCTGGAATCTTTCGATGGCGACGTTGATTTCGTTCGCGTTGCAACGTCCATCGGGGTCGGTCAGCACGGAAACGTCCGGAAAGCGGTTGAACTCTTGATTGAGTTCGAAGGCGCGGGGGATGTCCTGCCCCCGGCGGGCCAGCACGTGGCTGGCCATCACGTAGGACGACAACCACCAATCCAGATGATTGTAGGGCGCGCGCGATCCCGTCGCCTGATCGACGATACGTTCCGCGAAACGGAAGACGTCGGGTGCGTAGTCGGGACTGCGGGTCAGCGACAACAGCGCCTCGCGCACGGGGTTCATGTCAGGGACCGGCATCACCGAAAACAGCTGCACGGCCTTCAGAAATCCCAC contains the following coding sequences:
- a CDS encoding DUF3445 domain-containing protein produces the protein MRFGPYVKRWSTDHLDYFPLKEGLPKMAIGLKKLPSPATSKRERIFQIDESFPHYRAAKIEGRLERQSKYYQRREDPPARLIEWMIGRLASENPVDYRWDEATRSLQVGPTGETLAFTADWALEPARTRSPFTYTDAFDAIAMNVAEDLVFMRQNPDGETESRLIHLCVPNDWAAEKAIGQNFDYIHKPIPGIDTIIRRPVQMIQGIIRQADSFERVGAVGFRTEIRLNEHPDFSACVRNRTFSAAEPSLFVRFERQTVTGFPDLGAFLFTIRTYVRNLVDDNGRPEPAEVLAKIFREDFTGQHVNHYSKTFIEANRDQLLKWSDAVTPTDPS
- a CDS encoding OmpA family protein, with product MKYLVNALLLSLVSTAHANVVGVDTQNFNPTTSGLDFVTVQSSETLSPGVVNFGLFFNYAINTLPNYTDTTNQSRTQARDKLLSSDINVGIGLLPRWDIGISFPAVLSQQVEDNVFKGVFEKTGLTDIRINTKFQTSGDKEGGTALIATLELPQVENNPFGGSGSNPTLNLEFAADTTYKKVALGLNLGYRIRQPGDPIPQVPIAPVDDQYIASVAGSYLFESIDTKLITEIFGSQPVKKTATQSDRDLTTAEWLVGFKHDWTSSLALHGGVGTELLHGSFTPDWRIYAGLNWAVGPVWGQGANEERMSVPVPVDNRRSDEDVLSGPSSATTMTDVATVKSADGAFLDARSPENKELFVVLNINFATDSSKIPLEFRQYLEKFTNYLKKPPMYKRIVISGHTDSVGNDDYNLGLSRRRALTVKRAFVEVFGLDASKIQVEGFGETRPVADNGNYQGRAQNRRVEFYIER
- a CDS encoding alkaline phosphatase family protein, whose product is MIEATGYYPVMQGVTGPTWTRFTVMRPKAEPLTYRVIAGDGIATGSVRQGTHEFAASDQVVDEINVQGLKGETGLKLQIEKDGKVVDERNFGLRNGRKDVRFAVVSCSDDHYPAEQKVMWSHVLAQKPDFIFAIGDNVYADVEGGKYQGDATPDLLWRRYVQTRSNLLLFRAKNLIPVVALWDDHDYGQNDGDRRYSQQRSSLQIFKSFFPQDVERELFYGGPGAASAFGFGEQRFYFLDGRSFRSPNKDPQICATKKDKKQCEKRPHKDRGRDRLATREPETHFGQQQDQWLTRLLEQGGSDVAWLITGDQWFGAYSPFESFESNQPNDFKKFMARLKERDARVAFISGDRHASEISKIEKSLLGYETIEVVSSPIHAKVYPSNWNDFPNPRQIAATAEAFNYVLIDSRVDNQKWEMKIRNYKLDGPKGPLSLGFEKDFLIERPIAE